A segment of the Bacillus licheniformis DSM 13 = ATCC 14580 genome:
ATCGTCCTTTTTTGTCAATCGCTTTTTTCAAAAAAATGAACCCTTTCAAAAAGGGTTCATCTTTCATACGATCTCTGCAGAATCATATTGTTTTGAAGGGTTTGCAGCTGGAGCCTTTTGCGGTGAATTTCCTCCCTTTGCTGCTCATTGGCAAACAGCGAAAGCTTGTTTAATTCATTGACCGCGTTTTCAAGCATCAGCTGCGCATCGCTGTACTCTGTCTCATTGTAATGTTCCTGCCTGCTTGCAGTTTCAAATTGAGATAAAGCATAATCATAAGCATCTTCGCTTCTTTGGATGTGCTCTCCGACGGATTGTCTTGTAGCCAAAGTAAACCCCTCCTTAATGGAAAAATCCATCGTGATTAGTTTGGCCATCACAGCTGTGATCATTGAAGAAAATAATTGGGAATCGGTTTGTTCTTATCGTGTTTATTTGCTACAATTTTAGGATGCGTGATACTAAAAGGAGGTCCTTTTGTTTGCATCAGAACAACCCTTTTCCATATACGAACAGTGAAAAACGATATCATACATGGAATTATCATTTAAGAAATCATTTCGGTCATAAAGTGTTTAAAGTCGCCCTTGACGGAGGCTTTGACTGCCCGAACCGCGACGGTACGGTCGCACACGGCGGATGCACATTTTGCAGCGCCGCAGGGAGCGGAGACTTTGCGGGAAACCGCGCCGACGATCTGATTACCCAATTTAATGAAGTGCGCGACAGAATGCATGAAAAATGGAAAGACGGCAAATACATGGCGTACTTTCAAGCATTTACGAATACGCACGCTCCCGTCAGCGTTCTTCGCGAAAAATACGAGACCGTCCTCGGCCTTGACGGCGTAGTCGGCCTTTCAATCGCTACCCGGCCGGATTGTCTACCTGACGATGTTGTCGAATATCTTGCCGAGCTTAATGAACGCACATACCTCTGGGTGGAGCTCGGCCTTCAGACCGTTCATG
Coding sequences within it:
- a CDS encoding TIGR01212 family radical SAM protein (This family includes YhcC from E. coli K-12, an uncharacterized radical SAM protein.) gives rise to the protein MHQNNPFPYTNSEKRYHTWNYHLRNHFGHKVFKVALDGGFDCPNRDGTVAHGGCTFCSAAGSGDFAGNRADDLITQFNEVRDRMHEKWKDGKYMAYFQAFTNTHAPVSVLREKYETVLGLDGVVGLSIATRPDCLPDDVVEYLAELNERTYLWVELGLQTVHERTADLINRAHDFDCYVEGVNKLRKHGIRVCSHIINGLPLEDRGMMMETAKAVADLDVQGIKIHLLHLLKGTPMVKQYEKGKLTFLSQDEYVQLVCDQLEILPPEMIIHRITGDGPIELMVGPMWSVNKWEVLNAINGELERRGSHQGKWFNKAKEGMAT
- a CDS encoding YtzC family protein, with product MATRQSVGEHIQRSEDAYDYALSQFETASRQEHYNETEYSDAQLMLENAVNELNKLSLFANEQQREEIHRKRLQLQTLQNNMILQRSYER